A genomic stretch from Desulfonispora thiosulfatigenes DSM 11270 includes:
- the smc gene encoding chromosome segregation protein SMC: MHLKQLEIQGFKSFAEKVTLELTKGITAVVGPNGSGKSNVVDAIRWVLGEQSAKSLRGIKMDDIIFAGSTTKKAIGMAEVSLTFTNVEGTLPLDFNEINITRRLFRSGESEYLINKASCRLKDIYELFMDTGIGKEGFSIIGQGKIDEVLSLKPEDRRNLIEESAGIVKYRYRKTEAQKKLEDTDQTLIRVNDIMLELKEQLEPLNEQAKDAKQYNIWKNELDQLKINILLKEVDNRQKTKEHYQKQLTEIENSLTENNTIYHRLEANTSQLRLKLQEENKQVVSLQQDYYNLSSELEKNEHQIEITKERKQNYSERINRIEKEIETLSTKEQELGKVILESQVEADILKQKYLVSQENLERLTSDLAEKTKTLDESTLTLEKYQANILSSFQDSANITNQLTNISNELEYKHRELRQIAHNEEESNSKITELKEDYAKIQKNHELESKNKENLEIKLTLLEERLTKLEANTNQIKKEILDKQIELQKDISSLQVNKDMEESKEGYLFGVKSVLERKLPGIIGTVADIIKVPQKLELAIETVLGSSLQHLVAENSKVAEEAINYLKKEKKGRATFLPLDTVKGTASKVNFTDPNILGRAIELIEFNPKYKEVLEFILGKVLVVTDLANAVRLGKQKNNFFRMVTLEGDLIAPSGALTGGSYRTQKTGLISRKRIIGDLTTKIARAKNSLEMLTDELNKSEKEYEHHSKISVELKIEVQNKSLKLVEINNYRDNISKEIETLNIQNAKNETKKDVLNTEIKVLENRHKQLLTQRENLKLNSDNADKSAQDLKEKLKKLTYLKNDCMENLNKEKVNNATLLQEKRSLELRLSELEKNKETFNQDSKELKLEKVNIKDQIIKIEEEITKQQENKIMLINKLESENNKIISLKDKTQKISGEIDTLEESAKKQKKISENLNQEKHKNEIKLNKVEINLKITIDKLWEEFNLTPLEAQEIKVEEFDYEEAKRKINELTKQIENLGLVNFTAINEYERVQERLNFLSQQYNDLTEAKESLRKVISEMDVIMVKRFKEAFDLINTAFNQVFSELFGGGTAFLQLSDEKDLLNTGIEIIAKPPGKKPQSLSLLSGGERAMTAIALLLGILKIKPSPFCVLDEIDSALDEANVYRFAEYIKKFSQNTQFIIVSHRKGTMEIGDVLYGVTVENSGVSKLISVKLSDYDKAQ, encoded by the coding sequence ATGCATTTAAAACAACTAGAGATACAAGGCTTCAAATCGTTTGCAGAAAAGGTCACCTTAGAATTAACTAAGGGAATAACAGCAGTAGTAGGTCCTAATGGTAGTGGAAAAAGTAATGTTGTAGATGCTATTAGATGGGTATTAGGAGAACAAAGTGCAAAAAGCTTGCGTGGTATAAAAATGGACGACATTATTTTCGCTGGTAGTACTACTAAAAAGGCCATTGGGATGGCAGAGGTTTCGTTGACCTTTACTAATGTTGAAGGAACATTGCCCTTAGATTTTAATGAAATAAATATTACAAGGCGCTTGTTTAGATCAGGAGAAAGTGAATATTTAATTAATAAAGCTTCTTGTCGCTTAAAAGATATTTATGAATTATTTATGGATACGGGAATAGGTAAAGAAGGATTTTCCATTATTGGACAAGGAAAAATTGATGAAGTTTTATCTTTAAAACCTGAAGACAGAAGAAATTTAATAGAAGAATCGGCCGGAATTGTAAAATACAGATATCGTAAAACAGAGGCACAAAAAAAGTTAGAAGATACAGATCAAACTTTAATTAGGGTAAATGACATAATGTTAGAGCTAAAAGAACAATTAGAACCCTTGAATGAACAAGCAAAGGATGCCAAGCAGTATAATATCTGGAAAAACGAGTTAGACCAATTAAAAATAAATATCCTTCTCAAAGAAGTAGATAATAGGCAAAAAACAAAAGAGCATTATCAAAAACAGTTAACTGAAATAGAAAATAGTTTAACCGAGAATAATACTATCTATCATAGATTAGAAGCAAACACGAGCCAATTACGTTTAAAATTACAAGAGGAAAATAAACAGGTAGTTAGTTTACAACAAGATTATTATAATTTAAGTAGTGAGCTTGAAAAAAATGAACATCAAATAGAAATAACTAAGGAAAGAAAACAAAATTACAGCGAGAGAATAAACAGAATTGAAAAAGAAATAGAAACATTAAGTACAAAAGAGCAAGAATTAGGTAAAGTAATTTTGGAATCACAGGTAGAAGCAGACATATTAAAGCAAAAATATCTTGTCTCCCAGGAAAATTTGGAGAGATTAACCAGTGATTTAGCAGAAAAAACTAAAACCTTAGATGAAAGCACTTTAACATTAGAAAAATATCAGGCAAATATTTTAAGTAGTTTTCAAGATAGTGCTAATATTACAAATCAGCTAACTAACATTAGTAATGAACTAGAATATAAACATAGAGAACTAAGGCAAATAGCACATAATGAGGAAGAATCTAATAGCAAAATTACAGAACTTAAAGAAGATTATGCAAAAATCCAAAAAAATCATGAATTAGAAAGTAAAAATAAAGAAAATCTTGAAATTAAACTAACTTTGTTAGAAGAAAGATTAACTAAATTAGAGGCAAACACGAATCAAATTAAAAAGGAAATATTGGATAAACAAATAGAATTACAAAAAGATATTTCAAGTCTACAAGTAAATAAGGATATGGAAGAATCTAAAGAGGGGTATCTCTTTGGGGTTAAGTCTGTATTAGAAAGAAAATTACCAGGGATAATTGGTACAGTAGCAGATATTATAAAAGTTCCTCAAAAACTAGAACTTGCGATTGAAACTGTATTAGGATCATCTTTACAGCATTTAGTAGCAGAAAATAGTAAGGTGGCCGAAGAGGCAATTAATTATTTAAAAAAAGAGAAAAAGGGTAGAGCTACCTTTTTACCACTAGATACAGTTAAAGGTACAGCTAGTAAAGTTAATTTTACTGACCCTAATATATTAGGGCGCGCTATTGAATTAATTGAATTTAATCCAAAATATAAGGAAGTTTTAGAATTTATTCTAGGTAAAGTTTTAGTAGTAACTGATTTAGCAAATGCAGTTAGGCTAGGCAAACAAAAAAACAATTTCTTTAGAATGGTTACTTTAGAAGGAGACTTAATTGCTCCTAGTGGCGCCTTAACAGGGGGGAGCTATCGCACGCAAAAAACAGGTTTAATCAGCAGAAAAAGAATAATAGGTGATTTAACTACGAAAATAGCAAGAGCCAAAAATAGCCTTGAAATGCTTACGGATGAATTAAATAAAAGCGAAAAAGAGTATGAACATCACAGTAAAATAAGTGTAGAGCTTAAAATTGAGGTGCAAAATAAAAGCTTAAAGCTAGTAGAAATTAATAATTATAGAGATAATATAAGTAAAGAAATCGAGACCTTAAATATTCAAAATGCAAAAAACGAAACTAAAAAGGACGTTTTAAATACAGAAATAAAGGTGCTCGAAAATAGGCACAAACAACTCCTTACCCAAAGAGAAAACCTAAAATTAAATTCGGATAATGCGGATAAAAGTGCCCAAGATTTAAAAGAAAAGCTTAAAAAACTAACCTACCTTAAAAATGATTGTATGGAGAACTTAAATAAGGAAAAGGTAAATAATGCGACACTTTTACAAGAAAAAAGGTCTTTAGAATTAAGGTTAAGTGAATTAGAAAAAAATAAAGAGACATTTAATCAGGATAGTAAAGAATTAAAGCTAGAAAAAGTGAATATTAAAGATCAGATAATTAAAATCGAAGAAGAGATTACCAAACAACAGGAAAATAAGATTATGCTAATTAATAAATTAGAATCTGAGAATAATAAAATTATTAGTTTGAAAGATAAAACTCAAAAAATTAGCGGGGAAATAGATACCTTAGAAGAAAGTGCTAAAAAACAGAAAAAAATAAGTGAAAACTTAAATCAAGAAAAACATAAAAATGAAATAAAACTTAATAAAGTTGAAATTAACTTGAAAATCACTATAGATAAATTGTGGGAAGAATTTAATCTTACCCCTCTAGAAGCACAAGAAATAAAGGTAGAAGAATTTGATTATGAAGAAGCAAAACGCAAAATAAATGAGTTAACCAAACAAATAGAAAATTTAGGACTAGTCAATTTCACTGCTATAAATGAATATGAACGAGTTCAGGAAAGACTAAATTTTCTCTCTCAGCAGTATAATGATTTAACCGAAGCCAAAGAGTCACTGCGAAAAGTAATCTCTGAAATGGATGTCATAATGGTTAAAAGATTTAAAGAAGCCTTTGATTTAATTAATACAGCCTTTAATCAAGTTTTTAGTGAACTGTTTGGAGGGGGTACCGCATTTTTACAATTATCAGATGAAAAGGATTTATTAAACACGGGTATAGAAATTATTGCAAAGCCTCCAGGTAAAAAACCACAATCACTTTCTTTATTATCAGGAGGAGAACGAGCTATGACAGCTATTGCTTTATTACTAGGTATTTTAAAAATTAAGCCAAGTCCTTTTTGTGTTTTAGATGAAATAGACTCAGCATTAGATGAAGCAAATGTATATAGATTTGCTGAGTATATCAAAAAGTTTTCCCAAAATACACAATTTATCATTGTTTCTCATCGTAAAGGAACTATGGAAATTGGAGATGTGTTATATGGGGTTACTGTAGAAAATTCGGGAGTATCTAAACTTATTTCTGTAAAATTAAGTGATTATGATAAAGCTCAGTAA
- the mtnP gene encoding S-methyl-5'-thioadenosine phosphorylase, with translation MKIDFAVIGGTGVYNPKMLTNLKIVDEDTPYGKVSITIGEVFSKKVAFLARHGQGHSVPPHLINYRANIYALKNLGVKKIIATAAVGSLREDLRPGDFVLLDQFIDFTKNREQTFYEGGEKGVLHLDMTNPYCPETRNLIAQVCPKDITLHPKGNYICTEGPRFETPAEIKMFSLWNADVVGMTSVPEVVLAKELGMCYASIAMVTNFAAGISQNELTHAEVTETMAQNKEKLQDLLMVVLENIAEKQNCVCPLATKELGNLGKEE, from the coding sequence ATGAAAATTGATTTTGCAGTTATCGGTGGAACAGGTGTATATAATCCTAAAATGTTAACAAATCTTAAAATAGTAGATGAAGATACTCCTTATGGAAAGGTTAGTATTACAATAGGCGAGGTTTTTTCGAAAAAGGTAGCATTTTTAGCCAGGCATGGACAAGGTCACTCTGTCCCTCCACATCTCATAAATTATAGAGCAAATATTTATGCTCTAAAAAATTTAGGAGTAAAAAAGATAATTGCAACTGCTGCCGTAGGATCATTAAGAGAGGACTTAAGGCCAGGAGATTTTGTTCTGTTAGACCAATTTATAGATTTTACAAAAAATCGCGAGCAAACCTTTTATGAAGGTGGAGAAAAAGGCGTCTTACATTTAGATATGACTAATCCTTATTGCCCAGAAACTAGAAATCTTATTGCACAGGTATGTCCTAAAGATATCACCTTACACCCAAAAGGGAATTATATATGTACTGAAGGACCACGTTTTGAAACACCCGCAGAAATAAAAATGTTTTCTTTATGGAATGCTGATGTTGTAGGAATGACAAGCGTCCCAGAAGTAGTATTAGCCAAAGAGCTGGGAATGTGTTATGCAAGTATTGCCATGGTTACAAATTTTGCAGCTGGAATAAGCCAAAATGAGTTAACCCATGCTGAGGTCACAGAAACAATGGCGCAAAATAAGGAAAAATTACAAGATCTCTTAATGGTGGTTTTAGAAAACATTGCGGAAAAACAAAATTGTGTATGTCCTTTAGCTACGAAGGAACTTGGAAACTTAGGTAAGGAGGAGTAA